The following coding sequences lie in one Pan paniscus chromosome X, NHGRI_mPanPan1-v2.0_pri, whole genome shotgun sequence genomic window:
- the TCEAL8 gene encoding transcription elongation factor A protein-like 8 has translation MQKSCEENEGKPQNMPKAEEDRPLEDVPQEAEGNPQPSEEGVSQEAEGNPRGGPNQPGQGFKEDTPVRHLDPEEMIRGVDELERLREEIRRVRNKFVMMHWKQRHSRSRPYPVCFRP, from the coding sequence atgCAAAAGTCTTGTGAAGAAAATGAGGGAAAACCACAGAACATGCCAAAGGCCGAGGAAGATCGCCCTTTGGAGGATGTACCACAGGAGGCAGAAGGAAATCCTCAACCTTCCGAAGAAGGTGTAAGCCAGGAAGCAGAAGGAAACCCCAGAGGAGGGCCGAATCAGCCTGGCCAGGGATTTAAAGAGGACACACCCGTTAGGCATTTGGACCCTGAAGAAATGATAAGAGGAGTAGATGAGCTTGAAAGGCTTAGGGAAGAGATAAGAAGAGTAAGAAACAAGTTTGTGATGATGCATTGGAAGCAAAGACATTCACGCAGCCGTCCTTATCCTGTGTGCTTTAGGCCTTGA